From a region of the Terriglobales bacterium genome:
- the dsrB gene encoding dissimilatory-type sulfite reductase subunit beta produces the protein MTTAAKTPRITDIGPPHYEKFLPPLVKKNYGQWKFHEVLGPGVLCHVAESGDRLYTVRAATPRLMAVQTLRKFADLADQYCGGHLRFTSRNNIEFLLEDKNNIVPLKNELSELGFPVGGTANSLSNVVHTQGWIHCHSAATDASGIVKAVMDALYERFTHHDLPAKLRLALACCLNMCGAVHCSDIAILGIHTIPPKVNKELLPKVCEVPTLIASCPTGAIRPATYEGKPSVELIEEQCMFCGNCYTVCPAMPMNDAEHDGLSIWVGGKVSNARSAPRFSKLAVPFLPNNPPRWPEVVDAVVKIVDVYAKGARKYERVGEWIERIGWPRFFQLTGFEFTRYHIDDFKHAGLTYARSAQIRY, from the coding sequence ATGACGACGGCAGCGAAAACTCCACGCATCACTGACATTGGTCCGCCGCATTACGAAAAGTTCCTGCCGCCGCTGGTGAAGAAGAACTACGGCCAATGGAAGTTTCACGAAGTGCTGGGGCCGGGCGTGCTCTGCCATGTTGCCGAGTCCGGCGACCGGCTCTACACGGTACGCGCCGCCACGCCGCGGCTGATGGCAGTGCAAACGCTGCGCAAGTTCGCCGACCTGGCGGACCAGTACTGCGGCGGGCACCTGCGGTTTACGAGCCGCAACAATATCGAGTTCCTGCTCGAGGATAAGAACAATATCGTGCCGCTCAAGAACGAGCTGTCGGAGTTGGGCTTCCCGGTGGGCGGGACGGCGAACTCGCTCAGCAACGTCGTGCACACGCAAGGGTGGATCCACTGCCACTCGGCGGCCACCGACGCGTCAGGAATCGTGAAAGCGGTGATGGACGCGCTCTACGAGCGCTTCACGCACCACGACCTGCCGGCGAAGTTGCGTCTGGCGCTGGCCTGCTGCCTGAACATGTGCGGCGCGGTGCATTGCTCCGACATTGCCATCCTCGGCATCCATACCATTCCTCCGAAAGTTAACAAGGAGCTGCTGCCCAAGGTGTGCGAGGTGCCGACGTTGATCGCATCCTGCCCCACGGGCGCGATCCGGCCGGCGACCTATGAGGGCAAGCCCTCGGTGGAGTTGATCGAGGAGCAGTGCATGTTTTGCGGCAACTGCTACACCGTGTGCCCGGCGATGCCGATGAACGATGCCGAGCACGACGGGCTTTCCATCTGGGTGGGCGGCAAGGTGAGCAACGCGCGCAGCGCGCCCAGGTTCTCCAAACTGGCGGTCCCGTTTCTTCCCAACAATCCGCCGCGCTGGCCAGAGGTGGTGGATGCGGTGGTGAAGATCGTGGACGTGTACGCCAAGGGCGCCCGCAAGTACGAACGTGTTGGCGAGTGGATCGAGCGTATTGGCTGGCCGCGGTTCTTCCAACTGACCGGGTTCGAGTTCACGCGTTATCACATTGATGATTTCAAGCATGCCGGTCTGACGTACGCGCGATCGGCGCAGATCAGGTACTGA
- a CDS encoding bifunctional precorrin-2 dehydrogenase/sirohydrochlorin ferrochelatase: MVRLDSRKCVVVGAGEIAVAKTTTLLGCGAQVTVIAPHATGPVQQLAREGKLTWRRREFAPHDLDGAFLVIAATNSPAVNEQVFRGGKERGVLCNVVDDPEHCDFYYPAVVHRGPLQIAISTGGHSPALAHRLRVDLERQFGPEYEEWVKQVGRERRKIMALDISEDRRRELLERIASREAYEDFVRRNAAAEKAGPTSGGC, translated from the coding sequence ATGGTCAGGCTGGACTCAAGAAAGTGCGTTGTTGTCGGCGCCGGCGAAATTGCCGTGGCAAAGACGACCACCCTGCTGGGTTGCGGCGCACAGGTCACGGTGATCGCTCCCCACGCCACCGGCCCGGTCCAGCAGCTGGCGCGCGAAGGAAAATTGACATGGCGCCGCCGCGAATTTGCTCCTCACGACCTCGATGGCGCGTTCCTCGTGATTGCCGCCACCAATTCCCCGGCAGTCAATGAACAGGTTTTTCGCGGCGGCAAGGAGCGCGGAGTGTTGTGCAACGTGGTCGACGATCCCGAGCACTGTGATTTTTACTACCCCGCTGTCGTGCACCGGGGGCCGCTGCAGATCGCCATCTCCACCGGCGGGCACAGCCCCGCGCTCGCACATCGGCTGCGTGTCGATTTGGAGCGGCAGTTTGGCCCGGAGTATGAAGAGTGGGTGAAGCAGGTGGGCCGTGAGCGTCGAAAGATCATGGCGCTCGACATCTCTGAAGATCGCCGCCGCGAACTCCTGGAGCGGATCGCAAGCCGCGAAGCATATGAGGATTTTGTTCGCCGCAACGCGGCTGCGGAGAAGGCCGGCCCTACCTCCGGCGGCTGCTGA
- a CDS encoding respiratory nitrate reductase subunit gamma encodes MTVAVYVGIYLGLLIFLAGCIRRVMQYARAPIHLRWELYPIPHDDAERTAHGGSSFETSNRWTKPPHFNWRGELRAMFPEIAFLKGLWEFNRPLWYASFLFHAGLYLTFATGLLMAAVAWFGGPSHPKFVFWMRGLYHTTAYAGFALTLCGAVALLFHRLTDPELKNYTSAADIFNLHFFILTYGLVAAGYLVRGAGTASASAVLRGLATFDTSLAVSTGFGVGLILASVLLAYIPFTHMAHFIAKYFTYHAVRWDDRANLRGGRVEENVAGSVAYKPTWAAAHIGADGHKTWAEIAATNPAQEVRQ; translated from the coding sequence ATGACAGTTGCAGTTTACGTCGGCATTTATCTTGGCTTACTGATCTTTCTCGCCGGATGCATTCGCCGCGTGATGCAGTATGCACGGGCGCCGATCCACCTGCGATGGGAGTTGTACCCGATTCCGCATGATGACGCCGAACGCACCGCGCACGGTGGTTCCTCGTTCGAAACCAGCAACCGGTGGACCAAGCCGCCACACTTCAACTGGCGCGGCGAGTTGCGCGCCATGTTCCCGGAAATCGCCTTCCTGAAAGGACTGTGGGAATTCAACCGGCCGCTTTGGTACGCGTCGTTCCTGTTCCATGCCGGCCTCTACCTGACGTTCGCCACAGGGTTGCTGATGGCCGCAGTGGCGTGGTTTGGCGGACCATCGCATCCGAAGTTCGTTTTCTGGATGCGCGGCTTGTACCACACCACGGCTTACGCCGGATTCGCGTTGACGTTGTGCGGAGCTGTAGCGCTCTTGTTCCACCGTCTTACCGATCCTGAACTGAAGAACTACACCAGCGCGGCCGACATTTTCAATCTGCACTTTTTCATCCTGACGTACGGACTGGTCGCCGCAGGATATCTGGTTCGCGGCGCAGGGACAGCCAGCGCCAGCGCGGTCCTGCGGGGCTTGGCGACGTTCGACACGTCGCTGGCCGTCAGCACCGGCTTCGGAGTTGGCCTGATACTGGCTTCGGTGCTGCTTGCCTACATACCGTTCACGCACATGGCGCACTTCATCGCGAAGTACTTCACCTACCACGCTGTGCGCTGGGATGACCGCGCCAACTTGCGCGGCGGGCGGGTCGAAGAGAACGTCGCCGGGTCTGTGGCCTACAAGCCGACCTGGGCGGCGGCGCACATCGGGGCCGATGGGCACAAGACCTGGGCGGAGATTGCGGCGACGAACCCCGCGCAGGAGGTTCGCCAGTGA
- a CDS encoding (Fe-S)-binding protein: MKSLLSIRDVSRPDREPVAHIENSDLMPLPAPLDRLDRAWGALAPQIRDKYECGLDDTCAVSVPQPKTAAEEQRLVAQFLSGLEKLFTRENNWTFLQPLLLTMEHCTHCQTCAESCHIFEASGRNELYRPVFRSELLRRLYCKYVKHGGLISAWQHGDIELNWPLVARLIELSYRCNLCRRCAQTCPIGADNGLVAHELRKLFSQEMGIAAKELHQQGSMLQLKVGSSTGMSPEVVKDNIAFLDEDISERTGIEVHTPWDVKGADVLLIHNAGEIMAWPENPGAFALILSMAGVNWTMSSELVGYDSINYGLWYDDVQFARVALQHAEIARKLGVKKIVIGECGHAHKALCVVADRLLSGDLNIPRESSLTLLRDIVMSGRIKFDPSRNDFPVTLHDPCNVVRLMGVVEPQREVVRALCPRFREMEPHGVNNYCCGGGSGFAIMSGHNFPDWRFHVAGRKKLEQVLNAFSDCLEPETPKYLCAPCSNCKGQFRDMLAYYKLWEQNRILYGGLAELIVNAMVDVKPGFIEWEWR, from the coding sequence GTGAAAAGCCTGTTGAGCATCAGGGATGTTTCCCGCCCCGATCGCGAACCTGTCGCCCATATCGAGAACAGTGACCTGATGCCTCTGCCTGCGCCGCTGGACCGCCTGGACCGGGCGTGGGGAGCCCTCGCGCCGCAGATCCGGGACAAATACGAATGCGGACTGGATGACACTTGCGCGGTCAGCGTCCCGCAACCGAAAACGGCGGCCGAAGAGCAGCGCCTGGTGGCGCAGTTCCTCTCCGGGTTAGAAAAATTGTTTACCCGGGAGAACAACTGGACGTTTCTACAGCCGCTCTTGCTGACCATGGAGCACTGCACGCACTGCCAGACGTGCGCGGAATCGTGCCATATCTTTGAAGCCAGCGGCAGGAACGAACTCTACCGCCCCGTGTTTCGTTCGGAACTCCTGCGGCGGCTCTATTGCAAGTACGTCAAGCACGGCGGCCTGATCTCAGCGTGGCAACATGGCGACATAGAATTGAATTGGCCGCTGGTGGCGCGGCTGATTGAATTGTCGTACCGGTGCAATCTGTGCCGCCGCTGTGCGCAGACGTGCCCGATCGGCGCCGACAACGGGCTGGTCGCCCACGAACTCAGAAAGCTGTTCAGCCAGGAAATGGGAATCGCGGCCAAGGAACTGCACCAGCAAGGATCGATGCTGCAGTTGAAAGTTGGCTCGTCAACCGGCATGAGCCCGGAGGTGGTGAAGGACAACATCGCCTTCCTTGATGAGGACATCAGCGAGAGGACCGGCATCGAGGTGCACACCCCATGGGACGTCAAAGGCGCCGATGTTCTGCTGATTCATAACGCCGGCGAGATCATGGCGTGGCCGGAGAATCCGGGCGCCTTCGCGCTGATCCTGAGCATGGCGGGAGTGAACTGGACCATGTCGTCGGAGCTGGTGGGCTACGATTCCATCAATTACGGCCTGTGGTACGACGACGTACAGTTCGCCCGCGTCGCCTTGCAACACGCCGAAATCGCGCGGAAACTTGGGGTCAAGAAGATCGTCATCGGGGAATGTGGCCACGCGCACAAGGCGCTGTGCGTTGTCGCCGACCGTCTGCTCAGCGGCGACCTGAACATCCCGCGCGAAAGTTCCCTCACGCTGCTGCGCGACATCGTCATGAGCGGGCGAATCAAGTTCGATCCTTCGCGCAATGACTTTCCCGTGACGTTGCACGATCCCTGCAACGTGGTGCGGCTGATGGGCGTGGTCGAGCCGCAACGCGAAGTGGTGCGCGCCCTGTGCCCACGTTTCCGGGAAATGGAGCCGCACGGCGTGAACAATTACTGCTGCGGCGGCGGCAGCGGTTTCGCCATCATGAGCGGGCACAATTTCCCCGACTGGCGCTTCCACGTCGCCGGCCGCAAGAAGCTGGAGCAAGTGCTGAACGCATTTTCCGACTGCCTGGAACCGGAAACCCCTAAATATCTCTGCGCGCCCTGCAGTAACTGCAAGGGCCAGTTCCGCGACATGCTGGCGTACTACAAGCTGTGGGAACAGAACCGGATTCTTTACGGCGGCCTAGCGGAGCTGATCGTGAATGCGATGGTGGACGTGAAGCCCGGCTTCATTGAGTGGGAGTGGCGATGA
- the dsrA gene encoding dissimilatory-type sulfite reductase subunit alpha, with product MADAKNGKPKTELLDQLETGPWPSFVKEIKSAAEASDKAAGLLQQLELSYKERKGHWKHGGMVGVLGYGGGVIGRYSDVAAEVPSVAHFHTMRVNHPAGWFYTSDALRKIADIWERHGSGLTNMHGSTGDIILLGTTTDQLEPAFQELAQNGFDLGGSGSAMRTPSCCVGMARCEWACYDAMKLCYDLTIAYQDELHRPAFPYKFKIKCAACPNDCVASVARADLSIIGTWKDKIQVDDAEVANYAASVDIQKEVCDLCPTKTMGWDGKKLSIDDRECVHCMHCINVLPKALRPGKVRGAVVMIGAKAPIMQGALLSSVLVPFVPAAELLGTLKELLKRIWDFWDEYGNNRERVGELIQRVGMSAFLDGIGLDPVPEMVTAPRDNPYIFFEAKNGGAQ from the coding sequence ATGGCCGATGCTAAGAACGGAAAGCCGAAGACAGAGTTGCTCGACCAGCTGGAAACGGGGCCCTGGCCCAGCTTCGTCAAGGAAATCAAGTCTGCCGCCGAAGCCAGCGACAAGGCGGCGGGCCTGCTCCAGCAGCTGGAACTCTCCTACAAAGAGAGGAAAGGACACTGGAAGCACGGCGGGATGGTCGGCGTACTAGGCTACGGCGGAGGCGTGATCGGCCGCTACAGCGACGTCGCCGCCGAGGTCCCCAGCGTCGCTCACTTCCACACCATGCGCGTGAATCATCCCGCGGGGTGGTTTTACACCAGCGATGCTCTGCGAAAAATCGCCGACATCTGGGAGCGCCACGGTTCGGGGCTGACCAACATGCACGGCTCCACCGGCGACATCATCCTGCTGGGCACGACCACCGACCAACTCGAGCCCGCCTTCCAGGAACTGGCGCAGAACGGGTTCGACCTTGGCGGGTCCGGTTCGGCGATGCGCACACCCTCCTGCTGCGTCGGCATGGCGCGGTGCGAGTGGGCCTGCTACGACGCGATGAAGCTCTGTTACGACCTGACCATCGCGTACCAGGATGAACTCCACCGGCCGGCGTTTCCATACAAGTTCAAGATCAAGTGCGCTGCCTGCCCCAACGATTGCGTGGCTTCGGTGGCGCGCGCCGACCTGTCCATCATCGGCACCTGGAAGGACAAGATCCAGGTTGACGATGCGGAGGTGGCGAACTACGCCGCCAGCGTCGATATCCAGAAAGAGGTCTGCGACCTCTGTCCCACGAAAACCATGGGCTGGGACGGCAAGAAGCTTTCCATCGACGATCGCGAATGCGTGCACTGCATGCACTGCATCAACGTGCTGCCGAAAGCGCTGCGGCCCGGCAAGGTTAGAGGCGCGGTGGTGATGATCGGAGCCAAGGCGCCGATCATGCAGGGCGCGCTGCTTTCCTCCGTGCTCGTCCCGTTCGTTCCCGCCGCCGAGTTACTGGGCACGCTCAAGGAACTGCTCAAACGCATTTGGGACTTCTGGGATGAATACGGCAACAACCGCGAGCGCGTGGGCGAGTTGATCCAGCGCGTCGGCATGTCGGCGTTCCTGGACGGTATCGGGCTGGACCCGGTGCCGGAGATGGTGACGGCGCCGCGGGATAATCCCTACATCTTCTTCGAAGCCAAGAATGGAGGCGCGCAATGA